One genomic region from Spirosoma sp. KCTC 42546 encodes:
- a CDS encoding TonB-dependent receptor — translation MKKWLLSSCSGVFLLTICITQAQMLATAYTKPPVYRQQATQRIQLQEALLELQRIYRVDILFEEEVMQKITVPVSLLDRTATLEKNLRQLLIPNGFRYKKLLKGGYVVRRVAPILEVSSQQKSPIQTELIKQLDIPAVDQPETDDELVKADRPVTGRTTDEKGEGLPGVSIVIKGTQRGTTSDKDGKFSLSVPDNEAVLIFSFVGYLPQEMTIGNMTTVNVTLKADTKALEEVVVVGYGTQKRKDLTGAVGTIDSREIKEMSVTRIDQALLGKVAGVQVKPVSGEPGAAPQIRIRGIGSISAGAGPLYVVDGFPTQTIETLNPNDIESMDILKDASATAIYGSRGSNGVIIINTKRGKAGKASISFDAYYGLQKVSKVPQFMSAREQAQYFYDGVKNRNIDAGNNVSGPGNTWTFKVPQLIMDVLDGRNTTNVEPLDEVLRVAPQQQYQLSATGGSENVKYAVSGEYFNQDGLIINSNFKRYSLRINLDAKLSNRLAVKLNFNPSFIDKGNVNSSGVTVGAGDFSVMGAATSVNPFYPIYDDKGDYFWYNGLDAVGNFNNPAALAREVKDKQRRIGLLGNVNVEYTILDGLKFNVLLGATLLSSKGSRFVPQLPAFFNEPATGTDNVAASYNWLTEYTLNYAKSFGKHNLTGLAGFTAQQETGESNSLTSNKYPNNLVPTLSAVSGIITNGTSDQYQWSLISYLARVNYNYNSKYYVTASVRTDGSSRFGSDKKYGVFPSAALAWRITDENFLRDIRSISELKFRASYGETGNNNIGNFEQFATINYQKYPLGEVPAAGFIQGRLPNPLLTWETQQQLNTGVDAAFFNNRLRLNIDYFISRNTNLLLNVNTPGITGFSTALKNIGEVRNTGWEFSVGTVNTTGQFKWTTDFNISTFKNKVVKLGPSGDPIISGGNITMIGQPIGMFYGWLTDGVFLNQAEVDRGPVFSPGTSSRSRPGDLRFVDVSGANGKPDGVINSFDKTIMGSPYPEFYYGMTNRFSYKNLSLSVSLQGVSGNQLLSIARRSTYATRSRFRNAASQNNYWKSEQEPGDGNTPRPNDAPTGNVRGEYSQRWLDTGTYLRINNISLGYTVPDKLAQKAKLGSLRIYLNANNPFIFTKNMGFNPDVSNGDNPLTPGMDMNDYPLPKSLILGLSFGF, via the coding sequence GCTGCTAAAAGGGGGCTATGTCGTACGTCGGGTGGCGCCCATCCTGGAAGTGTCCTCCCAGCAAAAATCGCCGATTCAGACCGAGTTGATAAAGCAACTGGACATACCCGCCGTGGATCAACCGGAAACGGACGACGAACTAGTCAAAGCGGATAGGCCGGTTACGGGTAGAACCACGGATGAAAAAGGAGAGGGGTTGCCCGGCGTGAGTATTGTCATTAAAGGAACTCAGCGAGGCACTACGTCGGATAAGGATGGTAAATTCTCGCTGAGTGTACCAGATAACGAGGCTGTCCTGATTTTTTCATTCGTGGGGTATTTGCCCCAGGAAATGACGATCGGCAATATGACAACGGTGAACGTAACCCTTAAAGCCGACACGAAAGCGCTGGAAGAAGTTGTTGTGGTGGGCTATGGAACCCAAAAACGCAAAGATTTAACCGGGGCCGTGGGTACGATCGACAGTCGGGAAATAAAGGAAATGTCGGTAACCCGGATCGATCAGGCACTGTTGGGAAAAGTGGCAGGCGTTCAGGTGAAGCCCGTTAGCGGAGAGCCAGGTGCTGCTCCACAAATCCGGATCAGAGGAATCGGGAGTATTTCGGCGGGAGCTGGCCCACTTTACGTAGTAGATGGCTTTCCAACGCAAACGATTGAAACGCTGAATCCCAATGACATCGAAAGCATGGACATCCTCAAAGATGCTTCTGCAACCGCTATTTACGGCTCACGGGGATCAAATGGCGTGATCATTATCAACACAAAACGGGGAAAAGCGGGTAAAGCCAGCATTTCGTTCGATGCCTATTATGGCTTGCAGAAGGTATCGAAAGTGCCTCAGTTTATGAGCGCCAGAGAACAGGCACAGTACTTCTATGATGGGGTTAAAAATCGAAATATTGATGCCGGAAATAATGTTTCAGGGCCTGGTAATACCTGGACGTTTAAGGTGCCGCAGCTGATCATGGATGTGCTGGACGGACGTAATACCACCAATGTTGAACCGCTGGACGAAGTATTACGGGTGGCTCCTCAGCAGCAGTACCAGCTTTCTGCTACGGGTGGCAGTGAGAACGTAAAATATGCCGTTAGTGGAGAGTATTTTAATCAGGATGGGCTGATTATAAACAGCAACTTTAAACGGTACTCCCTGCGGATCAATCTGGATGCCAAGTTGTCGAATCGATTAGCGGTGAAACTAAATTTTAACCCGTCGTTTATCGATAAGGGCAATGTGAACTCAAGCGGAGTGACGGTGGGAGCCGGTGATTTTAGTGTGATGGGGGCGGCCACGTCGGTTAATCCATTTTACCCGATTTATGACGATAAAGGAGACTACTTCTGGTATAACGGACTCGATGCCGTCGGGAATTTCAACAATCCGGCTGCGCTGGCCAGGGAGGTAAAGGATAAACAACGACGAATTGGGCTACTCGGGAATGTCAATGTCGAATACACCATACTGGACGGACTCAAATTTAACGTATTGCTGGGCGCTACGTTGCTGAGTAGTAAAGGATCTCGTTTTGTACCGCAACTGCCTGCCTTTTTCAATGAACCGGCTACAGGTACCGATAATGTGGCTGCGAGTTATAACTGGCTAACCGAATATACCCTGAACTATGCGAAAAGTTTTGGGAAGCATAACCTGACCGGATTAGCAGGTTTTACAGCTCAGCAGGAAACCGGGGAGTCCAACTCCCTGACGAGCAATAAATACCCCAATAATCTGGTTCCTACGCTCAGTGCCGTTAGTGGTATCATTACCAACGGTACATCAGATCAGTATCAATGGTCCTTAATCTCGTATCTGGCGAGGGTCAATTACAACTACAACAGTAAGTACTACGTGACAGCCTCGGTTCGTACGGACGGATCATCCCGCTTTGGTAGCGATAAGAAATACGGCGTTTTCCCGTCGGCAGCTTTAGCCTGGCGCATAACGGACGAAAATTTCCTGCGTGATATTCGTTCGATCAGTGAGCTTAAATTCAGAGCCAGCTATGGTGAAACCGGGAATAACAACATTGGTAATTTTGAACAGTTTGCAACGATCAATTACCAGAAATATCCGCTGGGCGAAGTGCCAGCTGCCGGGTTTATTCAGGGCCGATTACCCAATCCGCTATTAACCTGGGAAACTCAGCAGCAACTGAATACGGGGGTCGATGCCGCTTTTTTTAATAATCGGCTCCGGTTGAATATCGATTATTTCATATCCCGAAATACCAATCTGTTATTAAATGTCAATACGCCTGGCATTACGGGATTCAGTACGGCCCTGAAAAACATTGGTGAAGTACGTAACACGGGCTGGGAGTTTTCGGTCGGTACTGTAAACACGACAGGCCAATTCAAATGGACGACCGACTTCAATATTTCTACTTTTAAAAACAAAGTGGTCAAGCTTGGCCCCAGTGGCGATCCCATTATTTCGGGCGGAAACATTACCATGATCGGTCAGCCGATTGGTATGTTTTACGGCTGGCTGACCGACGGTGTCTTTTTGAATCAGGCCGAAGTGGATAGAGGGCCGGTTTTTAGTCCGGGAACAAGTTCCCGCTCCCGGCCGGGTGATCTACGGTTTGTGGATGTCAGCGGAGCCAATGGGAAGCCCGATGGGGTTATCAACAGTTTTGATAAAACGATTATGGGGTCGCCCTATCCGGAATTTTACTATGGGATGACGAACCGGTTTTCGTATAAAAACCTGAGTTTAAGTGTCAGTCTGCAGGGCGTTAGCGGCAACCAGCTGCTCAGCATTGCCCGGCGGTCGACCTACGCAACCCGGTCCCGGTTCCGCAACGCAGCGTCGCAGAATAACTACTGGAAATCAGAGCAGGAGCCCGGTGATGGTAACACGCCCCGGCCCAACGATGCGCCAACGGGAAACGTGCGTGGGGAGTATAGCCAGCGGTGGCTCGATACGGGCACGTATCTGCGGATAAATAATATCTCGCTGGGGTACACAGTACCCGACAAATTAGCCCAGAAAGCAAAACTGGGGTCACTTCGGATTTATCTGAACGCCAACAATCCCTTCATTTTTACCAAAAATATGGGCTTTAATCCGGACGTAAGCAATGGCGATAATCCGTTGACGCCGGGTATGGATATGAATGATTACCCCTTGCCGAAAAGCTTGATCCTGGGTTTAAGTTTTGGTTTTTAA